From a region of the Lactuca sativa cultivar Salinas chromosome 4, Lsat_Salinas_v11, whole genome shotgun sequence genome:
- the LOC128133302 gene encoding uncharacterized protein LOC128133302 isoform X4 — protein MLERLSTFKKFMLVTPTYSLLNFITEGVSQSFQISGFDFGLRALGNDDDVRNLSRVIIEDMEKQDSIRPSSPVVAHEVVTPIQIDVGEGDLGLALTLYKSATPEFSRSKGWKHSKGASSCSTKLNLDWEGAEKTMASGEVDKGKGVEGFVDEFVVVDAEKELNKENDVNEELDVNKSNGEGVEGFADEGYRVVMDNDPQGVNEFSTNINIDDELMTNFQPFEDQDSIPFNGFEGQDNIPFNDEWRQEEPDDIDFENQNSEDEDSDFMIDEDNIIEDVDVDMEDFNLNIDTEAEFNGCQRMGGQRNEDSDEEDDLEVIDNDEWDSLSEDSGDNRKRREMIKELGKQTLCSAGEVHKVAFHIGQKYKAKKELKDKIDLHALETRRNISFTKNDKSRLAAVCDGTIVLNASGVGGPTSGKKVKGKDVNSDKVKCTWKLHASRSSEQDYWFIKTYNQKHICLQTRKIRSCTATFLSKRIMDHIEANPGLPVRALQEQLQSTYGVSISEEKAFRARALATKNVAGDYVKQYAALRDYVLELQKTNEGTTVKIDVVSEPVVSSPTRQFRRIYVCLGPLKKGFKAGLREFLGLDGAFMKGPFPGQILSAVGVDSNNGTYPLAYAVVESENTSSWKWFLQCLAEDLELYSNSNFTFISDRQKGLLPAIEQLFPNAEHRFCIRHIYQNMRIRFKTTEYKEYFWRCATATTIPEFEAVMVELRNYDIEAYQWLLKIPPHHWARSHFSGRAISDMLLNNLCEVFNSKLVKGRDKPIISCLEFIREYLMKRVCNVMKVLNKCQGPLTATGTRILESNTTLASKYHARWNGGQKYQVKGPWNDQHVVDMEKRECSCRKWELTGIPCKHAIASLNEMADNNEKVGELYTYVHKVYWLDTWKEMYSFKVEPIKGRAMWPKSDCPTTLVPPPHNKAIGRPKKKRRITAEERIEIQQRKRQTNSQSQNDNETQSLSRKFLTVTCSKCKQKGHNARTCKAKDGN, from the exons ATGTTGGAGAGATTGTCAACGTTCAAGAAGTTTATG CTGGTTACCCCAACATATTCTCTATTGAACTTCATCACGGAGGGAGTTTCACAAAGTTTCCAAATATCAG GATTTGACTTTGGACTCCGAGCATTAGGTAACGATGATGATGTGCGTAATCTCTCACG GGTTATAATAGAAGACATGGAGAAGCAGGATTCCATTAGACCCTCATCACCTGTAGTTGCTCATGAAGTGGTAACTCCAATCCAAATTGATGTTGGTGAGGGTGATTTAGGGTTAGCATTAACCTTATACAAATCAGCAACACCTGAATTTAGTAGGTCTAAAGGTTGGAAACATAGTAAAGGGGCATCGTCTTGTAGTACAAAGCTTAACTTGGATTGGGAAGGTGCTGAAAAAACAATGGCAAGTGGTGAAGTTGATAAGGGTAAGGGTGTAGAAGGATTTGTAGATGAATTTGTTGTAGTTGATGCAGAAAAAGAGTTAAACAAAGAGAATGATGTGAATGAAGAACTTGATGTGAACAAATCCAATGGTGAGGGTGTAGAAGGATTTGCAGATGAGGGGTATAGAGTTGTCATGGATAATGATCCTCAAGGAGTCAATGAATTTTCAACTAACATCAACATAGATGATGAGTTAATGACAAACTTTCAACCTTTTGAAGACCAAGATAGCATCCCATTTAATGGGTTTGAAGGCCAAGATAACATTCCTTTCAATGATGAGTGGAGACAAGAGGAGCCTGATGACATTGATTTTGAGAATCAAAACAGTGAAGATGAAGATAGTGACTTTATGATTGATGAGGACAACATAATTGAAGATGTTGACGTTGACATGGAGGATTTCAATCTAAATATTGATACAGAAGCAGAGTTCAATGGATGTCAAAGAATGGGtggtcaaagaaatgaagatagtgatgaagaagatgatttgGAGGTAATTGACAATGACGAGTGGGATTCATTAAGTGAGGACTCAGGGGACAACAGGAAAAGAAGAGAAATGATCAAAGAGCTGGGGAAACAAACCTTATGTTCTGCTGGTGAGGTGCACAAGGTAGCTTTTCATATTGGGCAGAAATATAAAGCCAAGAAAGAATTGAAAGACAAAATTGACCTGCATGCTTTAGAGACAAGGAGGAATATCTCATTCACAAAAAACGACAAGAGTAGATTGGCAGCTGTTTGTGATGGAACTATAGTTTTAAATGCAAGTGGGGTAGGTGGACCTACCTCTGGGAAAAAGGTAAAGGGTAAAGATGTAAACTCAGATAAAGTTAAATGCACATGGAAACTTCATGCATCTAGGTCAAGTGAACAGGACTATTGGTTTATTAAGACCTATAATCAGAAACACATCTGTCTCCAAACACGAAAAATTAGATCTTGCACAGCAACATTTCTTTCCAAACGTATTATGGATCATATTGAAGCTAATCCTGGACTGCCTGTTCGTGCCCTACAAGAGCAACTCCAATCAACTTATGGAGTTAGTATTTCAGAAGAGAAAGCATTTAGGGCAAGAGCATTAGCCACCAAAAATGTTGCAGGGGATTACGTAAAGCAATATGCAGCTTTGAGAGACTATGTACTAGAGCTACAAAAGACAAATGAAGGTACAACTGTAAAGATTGATGTGGTTTCAGAACCTGTGGTTTCATCCCCAACCAGGCAATTCAGAAGGATATACGTGTGTTTAGGTCCTTTGAAGAAAGGTTTTAAGGCAGGTTTGAGAGAATTTTTAGGCTTAGATGGAGCCTTCATGAAGGGACCTTTCCCAGGTCAAATACTAAGTGCAGTTGGTGTTGATTCCAACAATGGAACCTACCCATTGGCATATGCTGTTGTTGAAAGTGAAAACACTTCAAGTTGGAAATGGTTTCTTCAGTGTCTTGCTGAAGATCTTGAGTTGTATTCAAATTCCAACTTCACCTTTATCAGTGATAGACAGAAG GGTCTTCTACCAGCCATAGAACAATTGTTCCCTAATGCAGAACACAGGTTCTGTATTAGACACATATACCAGAACATGAGGATCAGATTTAAGACTACAGAATACAAGGAGTATTTTTGGAGGTGTGCTACAGCCACCACCATACCAGAGTTTGAAGCTGTAATGGTAGAGCTAAGGAATTATGACATAGAAGCATATCAGTGGCTCTTGAAAATCCCTCCACATCATTGGGCTAGAAGTCATTTTTCAG GAAGGGCAATTTCAGACATGTTATTGAATAACCTTTGTGAAGTGTTCAATAGCAAACTTGTTAAAGGGAGAGACAAACCCATTATCAGTTGTTTGGAGTTCATCAGAGAGTACCTTATGAAGAGAGTATGCAATGTGATGAAGGTGTTAAACAAGTGTCAAGGTCCATTAACTGCAACTGGTACTAGGATTTTGGAATCAAACACAACACTAGCTAGTAAGTATCATGCACGATGGAATGGGGGACAAAAGTATCAGGTTAAAGGTCCATGGAATGATCAACATGTGGTGGACATGGAGAAAAGGGAGTGTAGTTGTAGAAAGTGGGAGCTTACTGGAATTCCTTGCAAACATGCAATTGCAAGCCTAAATGAAATGGCAGACAATAATGAAAAGGTGGGAGAACTATACACCTATGTGCATAAGGTGTATTGGCTTGATACATGGAAAGAGATGTACTCCTTCAAGGTGGAGCCTATCAAAGGTAGAGCCATGTGGCCTAAGAGTGACTGCCCAACAACTCTTGTGCCTCCACCACACAACAAAGCTATAGGCAGGCCAAAAAAGAAAAGAAGGATTACAGCAGAGGAAAGGATTGAAATCCAGCAACGTAAGAGGCAAACAAACAGTCAAAGTCAAAATGATAATGAAACTCAATCACTGAGCAGGAAGTTTTTGACTGTGACATGTAGTAAGTGTAAGCAAAAGGGTCACAATGCCAGGACCTGCAAGGCCAAAGATGGGAATTGA